From Pseudomonadota bacterium, a single genomic window includes:
- a CDS encoding GGDEF domain-containing response regulator yields the protein MPSPVKLLIIDDDPEYLDLLVALLANYSTQFQVDTASSFEDGRQSIALNEHDIYVSDYSLDNRHTGLEYLAYATEQRKPLIVITADDRTIIGDTAIRSGACDFVMKQEITAPLLFRILRNSLERHQRLMDIVAHQEKLAAQLSVDPLTGLATRAHIRHQVESSLMQSRSSTGALLYIDLDGFKPVNDRYGHAAGDQILQLVAQRFIANVHAHDIVARLGGDEFLIYLNTVENGEAFEHTVKRIAGQLLIELAHPYSVVPPAQSTSIRLHISASIGIIHTPHQNRTYRELLHCADLAMYEAKSAGRNQYKVFTEDLLSRPA from the coding sequence ATGCCTTCACCCGTAAAACTGCTGATCATCGATGACGACCCGGAATATCTTGATCTACTGGTCGCACTGCTCGCTAACTATTCAACGCAGTTTCAGGTTGATACCGCGAGCAGTTTTGAGGATGGTCGGCAATCCATCGCTCTCAACGAGCATGATATTTATGTCTCTGACTACAGTCTCGACAATCGTCACACGGGATTGGAGTATCTTGCCTACGCGACCGAACAACGTAAGCCGCTGATTGTGATCACCGCCGATGACCGAACAATCATCGGCGACACGGCGATTCGCTCAGGCGCTTGTGATTTTGTCATGAAACAAGAAATTACGGCGCCCCTGTTATTTCGAATTCTGCGTAATTCACTCGAGCGACATCAGCGCTTGATGGACATCGTTGCGCATCAGGAAAAGCTAGCCGCCCAACTATCGGTCGACCCTCTTACCGGTCTGGCAACGCGTGCGCACATACGGCATCAAGTTGAATCGTCTTTAATGCAATCAAGAAGCTCAACCGGCGCGTTGCTGTACATCGATTTAGATGGATTCAAGCCAGTCAATGATCGATACGGGCACGCGGCAGGCGATCAAATACTGCAGCTCGTTGCACAGCGCTTTATCGCCAACGTTCACGCTCACGATATCGTAGCTCGCTTGGGCGGCGATGAGTTTCTCATTTATCTCAACACCGTCGAAAACGGCGAAGCATTTGAACACACCGTGAAACGGATCGCCGGACAGCTTCTCATCGAACTTGCCCATCCCTATTCTGTTGTTCCGCCTGCTCAATCGACGAGTATTCGTCTGCACATCAGCGCGAGCATCGGTATCATTCATACACCTCATCAGAATCGTACGTATCGAGAACTCTTGCACTGCGCGGACTTAGCCATGTACGAAGCAAAATCGGCGGGCCGCAATCAATACAAAGTGTTCACCGAGGATCTCCTCTCTCGCCCGGCATAA